The proteins below are encoded in one region of Desulfovibrio sp. JC010:
- a CDS encoding peptidylprolyl isomerase encodes MKIFKILLASALLCATIFAATANAAGNTVFVKLQTSMGNIVLELDKEKAPGTVENFLRYVNEGHYSGTIFHRVIDGFMIQGGNFDKNMKKKPTHAPIKNEARNGLYNDKYTIAMARTNAPHSATDQFFINVKDNAFLNFKSESGSGWGYAVFGKVIGGKKVVDKIAKTVTFRKGHFNDVPVKPITIIKAEVLKQ; translated from the coding sequence ATGAAAATCTTCAAAATATTACTTGCCAGCGCACTTTTATGCGCAACCATTTTTGCCGCAACCGCCAATGCTGCCGGAAACACAGTTTTCGTAAAACTGCAGACCAGCATGGGCAACATCGTACTCGAACTCGATAAGGAAAAAGCTCCCGGCACCGTGGAAAACTTCCTGCGCTATGTGAATGAAGGCCACTACAGCGGAACCATTTTTCACCGCGTCATCGACGGTTTTATGATTCAGGGCGGGAACTTCGATAAAAACATGAAAAAAAAGCCCACCCACGCACCCATCAAAAACGAAGCCCGCAACGGCCTGTATAACGACAAATATACAATTGCCATGGCCCGCACCAATGCTCCCCACTCCGCCACCGACCAGTTCTTCATCAACGTGAAGGACAACGCCTTCCTGAACTTCAAGTCCGAATCCGGTTCCGGATGGGGCTACGCTGTTTTCGGCAAGGTCATCGGCGGTAAGAAAGTGGTAGATAAAATCGCCAAGACCGTGACCTTCCGCAAAGGCCACTTCAATGACGTTCCGGTTAAGCCCATCACCATTATCAAGGCTGAAGTGCTTAAGCAGTAA
- a CDS encoding Hsp20/alpha crystallin family protein, translated as MVIDFGSFYNFPYEFDKIFSDVFNPHHHNRRKASYPPLNISEDGRNIYIRAEVPGISIEDMEITITAKNLTLKGERKLPEGRYFRQERPSGAFQRIISINTTVDVDNVSASAKDGILSIVLPKTEASTPRKVDIAVE; from the coding sequence ATGGTTATCGACTTTGGTTCATTCTATAACTTTCCGTATGAGTTTGATAAAATATTCAGTGACGTCTTTAATCCTCACCACCACAACAGGAGAAAAGCATCATATCCTCCGCTGAACATCAGCGAAGATGGAAGAAACATATATATTCGTGCGGAAGTTCCGGGAATTTCCATTGAAGACATGGAAATCACCATTACTGCTAAAAATCTTACACTTAAGGGAGAACGCAAACTTCCAGAAGGAAGATATTTCAGACAGGAAAGACCTTCCGGTGCATTTCAAAGAATCATTTCTATCAACACTACTGTTGACGTGGACAATGTCTCTGCTTCAGCAAAAGACGGAATATTAAGTATTGTTCTTCCCAAAACAGAAGCTTCAACACCCAGAAAAGTTGACATTGCTGTAGAATAA
- a CDS encoding bacteriohemerythrin, which translates to MPILEWDDSYSVGVELIDSEHKQLIGMINKAYDSIKNMEEEKVLVELVKDMNAYAAAHFGTEEKLMKEHGYPASEGHLKMHDEFAIKAKTLHNFVRSENEIEPVKVFKFLADWLRDHILKTDKDFGKFLNEQGVR; encoded by the coding sequence ATGCCTATTCTGGAATGGGATGACAGTTATTCTGTCGGAGTTGAGTTGATTGACAGCGAGCACAAGCAGCTTATCGGCATGATCAATAAGGCTTATGACTCTATAAAGAATATGGAAGAAGAAAAAGTTCTTGTTGAGTTGGTGAAGGATATGAATGCCTACGCAGCGGCCCATTTTGGAACGGAAGAAAAACTGATGAAGGAGCACGGGTATCCTGCTTCTGAGGGACACTTGAAAATGCATGACGAGTTTGCCATCAAAGCTAAGACCCTGCATAATTTTGTCCGTTCGGAAAATGAGATTGAACCGGTCAAGGTTTTCAAGTTTCTTGCCGACTGGCTGCGGGATCATATTTTGAAGACAGATAAGGATTTTGGAAAGTTTTTAAACGAACAGGGCGTCAGGTAG
- a CDS encoding peptidase U32 family protein codes for MTYTEEKSDNPDIARPILDAMPELLCPAGNMEKLETAVTYGADAVYLGAGDLNLRSAGAGFKWEELPAAFELCRKNNVQAYFCVNAYPKEKDLAKVRADLEKLAQCPPDGMIIADPGVLMLASEILPDIPVHISTQANTGNSEAAKFWQKFGAARVNLARELSAADVTDIAGKCPDMELEMFVHGAMCMAISGRCFLSAWLNDRSANMGRCTHPCRFEYKATGLRVEEKTRPGQDVWEAVEHDGYTEFFAAEDLCLVHYVRMLARLGIASLKIEGRTKSSSYLAQVVDVYRTVIDKAKEGGPLPGNAMDELTNAATRPLTTAFFKKSGPSTIAQPPSKEERKPVVGRVLEQREDGSWLLSVKARWEEDCDVQLIVPGLERPLITAGSYSFEATNGEPKDVIHSGTQAVLRCDHQAIKPGLFFRKAGRKEGCKN; via the coding sequence ATGACCTACACAGAAGAAAAATCCGATAACCCTGATATTGCCCGCCCGATCCTTGATGCTATGCCGGAACTGCTCTGCCCGGCCGGGAACATGGAAAAGCTTGAAACCGCCGTCACCTACGGCGCGGATGCCGTATATCTCGGAGCAGGGGATTTGAACCTGCGTTCCGCCGGGGCCGGGTTCAAATGGGAAGAACTGCCCGCAGCCTTTGAACTCTGCCGCAAGAATAATGTTCAGGCTTATTTCTGCGTCAATGCCTATCCCAAGGAAAAGGATCTCGCCAAGGTCCGCGCCGATCTGGAAAAGCTGGCCCAGTGCCCGCCGGACGGGATGATCATTGCCGATCCCGGTGTGCTCATGCTTGCTTCGGAAATCCTGCCCGATATCCCGGTGCATATCAGCACGCAGGCCAATACCGGAAACAGCGAGGCCGCAAAATTCTGGCAGAAATTCGGGGCCGCAAGGGTCAACCTCGCCCGTGAACTCTCCGCAGCCGACGTGACCGACATTGCCGGAAAATGCCCGGATATGGAGCTGGAGATGTTCGTGCACGGGGCCATGTGCATGGCTATTTCCGGAAGGTGTTTTCTCAGTGCATGGCTCAATGACCGTTCCGCAAACATGGGCCGCTGCACCCATCCCTGCCGTTTTGAATACAAGGCCACCGGGTTGCGCGTGGAAGAAAAGACCCGGCCCGGTCAGGATGTCTGGGAAGCGGTGGAGCATGACGGTTATACAGAATTTTTCGCAGCCGAGGATCTTTGCCTGGTTCATTACGTGCGCATGCTGGCCAGACTGGGCATTGCTTCCCTTAAAATCGAGGGCCGAACCAAGAGTTCTTCTTATCTTGCACAGGTGGTGGATGTGTACCGTACAGTCATCGACAAGGCCAAGGAGGGCGGACCGCTGCCCGGAAACGCCATGGATGAATTGACCAACGCCGCCACCCGTCCGCTGACCACCGCGTTCTTCAAGAAATCCGGCCCCAGCACCATTGCCCAGCCACCAAGCAAGGAGGAACGCAAGCCCGTGGTGGGACGTGTTCTGGAACAGCGCGAAGACGGCAGCTGGCTCCTTTCAGTCAAAGCCCGCTGGGAAGAAGATTGCGACGTGCAGCTGATCGTCCCCGGTCTGGAAAGGCCGCTCATCACAGCGGGCAGCTACTCTTTTGAAGCCACCAACGGTGAACCCAAAGATGTTATCCATTCCGGCACGCAGGCGGTACTGCGCTGTGACCATCAGGCCATCAAGCCGGGGCTGTTCTTTCGTAAGGCAGGGCGCAAGGAAGGGTGCAAGAATTAA
- a CDS encoding peptidylprolyl isomerase produces the protein MSQAKDGDKIRVHYAGSLEDGTEFDSSYKRGEPLEIVLGQGMLIKGFEDAVKGLSAGEKVKATISPEEGYGPYHEEHTFEVDRNQIPPEINPEVGMMLQVNTDQGVTNVTIKSVSDEKVVLDGNHPLAGQTMIFEIELLEILS, from the coding sequence ATGTCCCAAGCCAAAGACGGCGACAAAATCCGCGTCCACTATGCCGGTTCCCTCGAAGACGGAACCGAATTTGATTCCTCTTACAAAAGAGGCGAGCCTCTTGAGATCGTTCTCGGTCAGGGCATGCTGATCAAGGGTTTTGAAGACGCCGTCAAAGGTCTCTCCGCCGGCGAAAAAGTAAAAGCTACCATCAGCCCCGAAGAAGGCTACGGCCCCTACCACGAAGAGCACACCTTTGAAGTGGACCGCAACCAGATTCCGCCGGAGATCAACCCCGAAGTGGGCATGATGCTTCAGGTCAACACCGATCAGGGTGTTACCAACGTAACCATCAAATCTGTATCCGATGAAAAAGTTGTCCTCGACGGCAACCACCCCCTCGCAGGGCAGACCATGATCTTCGAGATCGAACTGCTTGAAATCCTGTCCTAA
- a CDS encoding PHP domain-containing protein, with product MSAIDLHTHSTASDGTFTPAELVRAAKQAGLTAIALTDHDTMEGLPEALETGVKAGIEVVPGCELGVESKVGVLHIVGLWVDPYSERLKRVFDEVRNRRIIRNETVVSNLQKLGFDITMEEVQGQAAGTIGRPHMARIMMQKGYVKSFDEAFNDYLGKNGKAYFPKDNLVAEDAFELLRSTDATPILAHPYLLSTDDDVLDREVARLKEMGLQGIEVYYSSHTIDMTDRVKRLARKYDLLPSGGSDFHGYVKPDIQLGKGAGGLFVHHSVLDGLKAFRQSRGLKI from the coding sequence ATGTCTGCCATCGACCTGCATACCCATTCTACCGCCTCAGACGGAACATTTACCCCAGCTGAGCTTGTCCGCGCTGCAAAACAGGCCGGACTTACCGCCATAGCCCTCACCGACCACGATACCATGGAAGGTCTGCCCGAAGCCCTTGAGACCGGGGTAAAAGCCGGAATTGAAGTCGTTCCCGGCTGCGAGCTTGGCGTGGAAAGCAAGGTCGGGGTACTGCATATTGTCGGCCTGTGGGTGGACCCCTATTCGGAGCGGCTCAAGCGCGTATTTGATGAGGTGCGCAACAGACGCATAATTCGTAATGAAACAGTGGTCTCCAACCTGCAGAAACTCGGCTTTGACATAACCATGGAAGAAGTGCAGGGTCAGGCCGCCGGAACCATCGGCAGACCGCATATGGCCCGGATTATGATGCAGAAGGGATATGTGAAGAGTTTTGATGAGGCTTTCAATGACTATCTGGGCAAGAACGGCAAGGCATATTTTCCCAAAGACAATTTGGTGGCCGAGGATGCATTCGAGCTGTTGCGCTCAACCGATGCGACCCCCATACTTGCCCACCCATACTTGCTGAGCACCGATGACGATGTGCTGGACCGGGAAGTGGCCCGTTTAAAGGAAATGGGTTTGCAGGGGATTGAAGTCTATTACAGCTCCCACACCATTGATATGACTGACCGCGTCAAGCGTCTGGCCCGCAAATATGATTTGCTGCCCAGCGGCGGTTCGGATTTCCACGGCTATGTGAAGCCGGATATCCAGCTCGGCAAGGGGGCCGGGGGCCTGTTTGTGCACCACAGCGTGCTTGACGGACTTAAAGCCTTCAGGCAGTCCAGAGGACTTAAAATTTAA
- a CDS encoding CBS and ACT domain-containing protein, whose translation MLVKNWMSKDVITVTHDRSMMKAAKLLKDNDISRLPIVDEDGVLVGIVSDRDIKEASPSKATTLDMHELYYLLSEIKIKDIMSRKVITVSVEDTVEKAAVVMEENKIGGIPVVDAENKPVGIITNTDVFKVLISITGVLDGGVQVGLALSNEPGSLNGVLDYLKDNGGRVMSILTSYEPEQENMRHVFIRIHDMDKATLNKIREGLTEKFNLLFWVRDSVHGLTS comes from the coding sequence ATGCTGGTTAAAAACTGGATGTCCAAGGACGTAATCACTGTCACCCACGACCGTTCCATGATGAAAGCCGCCAAGCTGCTCAAGGATAACGACATCAGCAGGCTGCCCATTGTGGACGAAGACGGCGTGCTGGTGGGCATAGTATCAGACCGCGACATCAAGGAAGCATCCCCCTCCAAGGCCACTACCCTTGATATGCATGAGCTTTACTACCTGCTCTCGGAAATCAAGATCAAGGACATCATGTCCCGCAAGGTGATCACCGTTTCTGTTGAAGATACCGTGGAAAAAGCCGCAGTGGTCATGGAAGAAAATAAGATCGGCGGTATCCCGGTTGTTGATGCGGAAAACAAACCCGTAGGCATCATCACCAACACCGATGTTTTCAAGGTGCTGATCTCCATAACCGGTGTGCTGGACGGCGGCGTGCAGGTCGGTCTGGCCCTTTCCAATGAGCCGGGGTCCCTTAACGGCGTACTTGACTACCTCAAGGACAACGGCGGTCGGGTAATGTCCATCCTGACCTCCTACGAACCGGAGCAGGAAAATATGCGTCACGTTTTCATCCGTATCCACGACATGGATAAAGCCACCCTGAACAAGATCAGGGAAGGTCTCACCGAGAAATTCAATCTGCTTTTCTGGGTCCGCGATTCCGTTCACGGGCTTACTTCATAG
- a CDS encoding Trm112 family protein encodes MTLNKELIDILVCPKCKGELELLSGEKGLGCESCKVVYPVKDEIPIMLVDEAVPADKWENK; translated from the coding sequence ATGACTCTTAATAAAGAATTGATCGATATTCTCGTCTGCCCCAAGTGCAAAGGCGAGCTTGAACTTCTTTCCGGTGAAAAAGGGCTTGGATGCGAAAGCTGCAAAGTCGTCTACCCGGTAAAGGATGAAATCCCGATCATGCTTGTTGACGAAGCCGTTCCCGCTGATAAGTGGGAAAACAAATAA
- a CDS encoding FkbM family methyltransferase, whose translation MRNYSNVSYFTTALIRRLLIAAQSQYTDNSRLFYQFGNAEAQLKDLEQLKERPELSLEQVLEDKQEQFAQELNNKTFLYSLLKEKDKKDLLLDLSAYALLGRRRVKLPYYGENNIRLRNDLVARHEQAALADPELLEAVRKKWFTDLFSLFQYTHNGFDFKLYTISEELFRHKHNPSYTVTGESLNVAVSEGDIVLDCGAAFGDVSLQFAEKIGESGHVYCYEPYHLFLKVYEQNMLMNPELAARTTLIDKGVWHVDGETLSFTEEAGNSRIDEGSHSSFKITTTTIDETASKLNLSRVDFIKMDIEGAELNALRGAVNTLKEFRPKLAISLYHNPEDFYTIPFFLNSLYLGYEFSINHHDTNEWETVLYAKVKN comes from the coding sequence GTGCGAAATTATTCCAACGTGTCCTATTTCACCACAGCTCTCATCCGTAGATTGCTCATAGCCGCGCAAAGCCAATACACTGACAACAGCAGGCTCTTCTATCAGTTCGGCAACGCAGAAGCGCAACTCAAAGATTTAGAGCAGCTCAAGGAAAGACCGGAATTATCCCTTGAACAGGTACTTGAAGACAAGCAGGAACAGTTTGCCCAGGAACTCAATAATAAAACTTTTCTCTACTCCCTACTAAAGGAAAAAGACAAAAAAGACTTACTGCTCGACCTTTCCGCCTACGCCCTTTTAGGCAGGCGGCGCGTCAAACTTCCGTATTACGGTGAAAACAACATCAGGCTACGCAACGATCTTGTAGCCAGGCACGAGCAGGCTGCACTTGCCGATCCGGAATTATTAGAGGCCGTCAGAAAAAAATGGTTTACCGACCTCTTTTCACTCTTCCAATACACACACAACGGCTTCGACTTTAAACTGTACACAATATCTGAAGAATTATTCAGGCACAAACACAATCCATCATACACAGTCACCGGCGAGAGCCTGAATGTCGCTGTAAGCGAAGGTGATATAGTTCTGGACTGCGGTGCAGCCTTTGGAGATGTTTCCCTGCAGTTCGCGGAAAAAATCGGTGAATCCGGCCATGTGTACTGCTATGAACCGTACCATCTGTTTCTCAAAGTGTACGAACAGAACATGCTGATGAATCCGGAACTGGCCGCCAGAACAACCCTCATAGACAAAGGTGTCTGGCATGTTGACGGAGAAACATTATCCTTTACGGAAGAAGCAGGAAATTCCCGCATAGACGAGGGCAGCCATTCATCATTCAAAATAACAACAACCACCATTGATGAAACTGCCTCCAAACTCAACTTATCCCGTGTTGATTTCATAAAAATGGATATCGAAGGTGCCGAACTGAATGCCTTGAGAGGGGCTGTAAACACTCTGAAAGAATTCAGGCCCAAACTTGCCATATCCCTCTACCACAACCCCGAAGACTTTTACACGATTCCATTTTTCCTTAATTCATTATACTTGGGCTATGAATTTTCAATCAATCATCACGACACGAATGAATGGGAAACTGTTCTATACGCTAAAGTTAAAAACTAA
- a CDS encoding Hsp20/alpha crystallin family protein, whose protein sequence is MSEERKMEQFSPATDIVESEQGFYMYVDLPGVSKEELGIDLDENTLIVSGKAAAALGEGEKFIDQEFCEGQYARRFTIADIVDRENIKANLKNGVLELFLPKMPEVQPRKINITSE, encoded by the coding sequence ATGAGTGAAGAAAGAAAGATGGAACAATTCAGCCCCGCAACCGATATCGTTGAAAGTGAACAGGGCTTTTACATGTATGTGGACCTTCCCGGCGTAAGCAAAGAAGAGCTTGGTATCGACCTTGACGAAAACACTCTCATTGTTTCAGGCAAGGCAGCTGCCGCCCTCGGCGAAGGCGAAAAGTTCATCGATCAGGAATTCTGCGAAGGCCAGTACGCCCGCAGATTCACCATTGCCGATATTGTGGACCGGGAAAACATCAAAGCCAATTTGAAAAACGGCGTGCTGGAACTCTTCCTGCCTAAAATGCCGGAAGTCCAGCCCCGAAAAATTAATATTACCAGCGAATAA
- a CDS encoding helix-turn-helix domain-containing protein produces the protein MKNQDKALTPSPTLYTVREIADTLRIHPRTAYRLVQEGKIRGIKVGSQWRVPESSLLEYIESGLQTAPKKEKGDKDGPEQLKLPI, from the coding sequence TTGAAAAATCAGGACAAGGCTTTGACTCCCTCGCCTACGCTATACACGGTTCGAGAGATTGCCGACACGCTGAGAATCCATCCCAGAACGGCCTACAGGCTGGTTCAGGAGGGGAAGATTCGAGGAATTAAGGTCGGCAGCCAGTGGCGTGTGCCGGAAAGTTCCCTGCTGGAATATATTGAATCCGGCCTGCAGACGGCTCCGAAGAAGGAAAAGGGAGATAAGGACGGTCCTGAGCAACTGAAACTGCCCATTTGA
- a CDS encoding DUF2959 domain-containing protein, with protein MRHKNTIVLAFVLAAAFTMSGCQSAYYKTMESFGYHKRDILVSNVEKARESQEEASEQFKSALDKFSALTGFHGGDLQETYERLNDEYEASEAAAADVRKRIDAVEQVGEDLFDEWNTELDQYTSRKLRNESRVKLSKTKSKFKRLLSAMRKAEKKIDPVLNVFRDQVLYLKHNLNAQAIASLKSELTTLEADIGRLIKEMQRSIDEADAFIKELKKN; from the coding sequence ATGCGTCATAAAAATACAATCGTTCTCGCTTTCGTACTCGCCGCAGCTTTTACCATGAGCGGATGCCAGTCCGCATACTACAAGACCATGGAAAGCTTCGGCTACCATAAGCGCGACATCCTCGTTTCCAACGTGGAAAAGGCCCGGGAGTCACAGGAAGAAGCCAGCGAGCAGTTTAAGAGCGCACTGGATAAATTCAGTGCCCTGACAGGATTCCACGGCGGCGACCTTCAGGAGACATACGAACGCCTCAACGATGAATACGAGGCCAGCGAAGCCGCAGCAGCGGATGTGCGTAAAAGAATAGATGCTGTTGAGCAGGTCGGGGAAGACCTTTTCGATGAATGGAATACGGAACTTGACCAGTACACCAGCAGAAAACTGCGTAACGAAAGCCGGGTCAAGCTCTCCAAAACCAAAAGCAAGTTCAAAAGGCTGCTCTCAGCCATGCGCAAGGCAGAAAAGAAAATCGATCCTGTACTCAATGTCTTCCGCGATCAGGTCCTCTACCTGAAACATAACCTCAATGCGCAGGCCATTGCTTCCCTCAAGTCCGAGCTGACCACCCTTGAAGCCGACATCGGACGCCTGATCAAGGAAATGCAGCGTTCCATTGATGAAGCTGACGCTTTTATCAAGGAATTGAAGAAAAATTAA